The Helianthus annuus cultivar XRQ/B chromosome 11, HanXRQr2.0-SUNRISE, whole genome shotgun sequence region TTAGATTTGTTGTGCTACATTCATGACTGACTCAGTTTTATGTATGTTTGGTAGCATTCCCACATCCCAGGGGCAGCATAAATCTTGTGTCATCCCATGTTGGATAACCATGAAGCATGTCTAGGAACAAAACAACTCAATCTccatattaaatatttttttaagagtaaacttccgttttgctccctgtggtttggtcactttaacggttttgccccaaacctttaaaaatagccattttactccctgatgttttgatTTTGTTGCTAGTTTGCTCCCtacggggagcaaaatggaaacacaaacaatttggatggaggtagaggcggggagcaaactgacaaaaaaaccgaaacatcagggagcaaaatggctatttttaaaggtttggagcaaaaccgttaaagtgaccaaaccataggaagcaaaacggaagtttactctttttttaattataattttCATAGATCGTATAATTAAGACCTAAAATGAAGGAAATAGTAATACATAACCAGCTTTAAATATTACGACTACTACATGTACATTTTGCTTTAATAGTTTACATAAAGCTATTGTATAACGACAAATCGTACTGATTAGACGTGTATATCTTGACGACACattatcatcatactcagtaaatcccactaatagcaaagctaaggtagggtttgaggagggtaagatgtagagcCTAACCTCTACGGCTCTACCCCTtaggaatagagaggctactTCCAGTGAGACCTCCGGCTCAAATATATCTTGATGACACATGTCACACATCAACATATAAATGTATTGAGATCCACGGCAAGCCCCCTTGTGAGATAACTGGTGCGTGAATGCACGCGACCATTTTCAAGAGTGCTTCAATTTTTTTCTCCTTGTATGTGTATCGTAGGTTAGGGATGAGATCGGTACTGGTATCAGACCAAATCGGTTACGTACCGCATAGTACCAATAGCGAAATTTAGCTAAAACCCAATCGAATATCATACTGTATATGTTCGGTCGGTACCGGTATGGAATAGTATCATTAAATATTCCAAAACGGTACCGTTACACGTAGTACCGATACTAAAGTTGAGCTAAAATCAAAACCAAATGTTGTACCATATATGTTCGGTCATTATCGGTATGGTACTGTACATGGTACGGTATCAATACGGTACTAGTATTTGGTACGAAATTTCTCATCCCAACCGATTTGTTTGGCGATCACACTTTGTCCCTTCTAGCCTTCCTTAAGTTGTAATTGaatgtttaaataaaaaaatagagtAACCCGTTGAAGGCCGCCTCGAAGGCTTGAATCTCTAGAATAAAGCCAAGAGACGCACGGTAATCTGTTTTGTTTATTGTTATaacgtttataactttttgacatttttttaATAGAATTGATATAAACAAAACCAAATTGTTACTTGGTTTTTGTAAACTTTTGAATTATACATACATTATCATGTAACAATAATATCAAATGACCAGAATAAATTAATAGAAGTTTAGTATGCAATTAACACAATAAAAAAACACTCTTTGTAGCTTCTCACACCAAAAACTCTACCCAACCTTTTCACAACATTTATGTGTTCCCTCCCTTTGCATCACTCATATAACTACATCCACTAATCTCTCCTTAAGTGTCTCTAAACCTCCTAACACTTCCATCATTTTAGCATGGCTGAGTCATCAGACAGCCGCCGGAAGGGGGCCGGGGCCGGAAAGCGGGCCAGTGAGGCGGCAACATCAGAACCGGGCTCGATTCCTAACTCGCCATGTGGGGCGTGCAAGTTCTTGAGAAGAAAGTGCGTTAGCGGTTGCATCTTTGCGCCTTACTTTGGGTCTGACCAGGGTGCAGCCCGGTTTGCTGCGGTGCACAAAGTGTTTGGAGCTAGTAACGTGTCGAAACTACTAATGCACATACCGGTTAACCGGAGACAACATGCGGTTGTGACTATTTCTTATGAAGCGCAGGCTCGGTTGTCTGACCCGGTTTATGGTTGTGTTTCGACTGTTCTGGCTTTGCAACAACAGGTACACGGCTCAACGTGGCAAAATGGGCTGGTTGGATAACGGGTTTAAATGTTTTCGGGTCAAAAAGTGTCGGGTCGGGTTGACATAAAACACTATCCAAAAAGTGAGTTTTTAATAAACAAACAGAATGTCATGTATAACTATAATTTATACAAAACTATATTATTTCAACAATAATCTATTTCTCTTAATAAATGATTTATGAGATATCATGATGCAGGATTCTCTTTAAGTTTGGATTTCAAAGTTTAAACCTTTTAATTGTTTTAAAGTAAATTATCATTTTCGTCCCagaggtttgtttttctgcatctgggtcctcgtggtttcaaaatcttgccatttgcgtccctgaggtttggcagTTTATTGCGACTTTCGTCCCTCGAGGTTTGGCCCTCAGGGTTGAAAATTACAAGATTTTGAAATCACGAGGACCAATATGCGATAAAACAAATTTTTGGTTAAAAGTcgcaaaagtgaccaaacacCAAGAACGAACGAAAAATGACAATTTAGTCTTTGTTTTATTTAGGTTAGTTTGTTTAATGTTTAtccgttagttagttagttattATCTCTCCGGTTGGTTTAAACTTTGAATTCTAAACTTCAAGATAATCATGCATCATATCATGTAGAGTAAATTAcgaaatcgtcctttatgtatgtcacttattgcaaactg contains the following coding sequences:
- the LOC110887349 gene encoding LOB domain-containing protein 20, translating into MAESSDSRRKGAGAGKRASEAATSEPGSIPNSPCGACKFLRRKCVSGCIFAPYFGSDQGAARFAAVHKVFGASNVSKLLMHIPVNRRQHAVVTISYEAQARLSDPVYGCVSTVLALQQQVASLQTELAMVQNQLINNRLLVANALQGSQQQLEPAHHLSLLQPAYSNASSASNNNILNINSFDSSLNNLAEDHHSATLSQQSFNPLQLCQPCHDDEDDDEEESGDPLAFANQMLQSR